One Aliidongia dinghuensis DNA segment encodes these proteins:
- the phoU gene encoding phosphate signaling complex protein PhoU, with product MRELFDRQLAELKIRVVALGRLAVAQLDGALQAVEHRDVGLAHDVAAADGALDRAESEIDTIVLRLLALQQPEGADLRRLLAALRISTALERVGDHAKTVAKRVPAVRAGLPNPADPRLVAIGQMALRELADAMRAYETDDAELALDVCAHDVELDRLHKTYLEAMLEAMEDERSAIRPSVFMLYAARNFERIGDQATNIAERVHFAVRGTLPKEDRPRANDEPQ from the coding sequence ATGCGCGAGCTTTTCGATCGCCAATTGGCGGAACTCAAGATCCGGGTCGTGGCGCTGGGCCGCCTCGCCGTCGCCCAACTCGACGGTGCGCTCCAGGCGGTCGAGCACCGGGATGTCGGCCTCGCACATGATGTCGCCGCGGCGGACGGCGCGCTTGATCGGGCCGAGAGCGAAATCGACACTATCGTCCTGCGCTTGCTGGCGTTGCAGCAGCCGGAGGGAGCCGACCTGCGCCGCTTGCTGGCGGCACTTCGCATCTCCACCGCGCTCGAACGGGTCGGCGATCATGCCAAGACAGTGGCGAAGCGCGTGCCGGCGGTGCGCGCGGGCCTGCCGAACCCGGCCGACCCGAGGCTGGTCGCGATCGGGCAGATGGCGCTCCGCGAGCTGGCCGATGCGATGCGGGCCTATGAGACCGATGATGCGGAGCTGGCGCTCGACGTCTGCGCGCACGATGTTGAGCTCGACCGCCTCCATAAGACCTATCTCGAGGCGATGCTCGAGGCGATGGAGGACGAGCGGTCGGCGATCCGGCCCAGCGTGTTCATGCTCTATGCCGCCCGCAATTTCGAGCGGATCGGCGATCAGGCGACCAACATCGCCGAACGGGTGCATTTCGCCGTGCGCGGCACGCTACCCAAGGAGGACCGCCCGCGGGCGAATGATGAGCCGCAATAG
- a CDS encoding PAS domain-containing protein, giving the protein MLASTVSPVAIASGAHLMTPELTLYSVSVPADDLPEERLTDKHRRALTYWRAKRGPFGAPRRADIDPCDLGPVLPNIILWQIDSTIDYRCRLAGTEVCHNLIGNMQGILLGDLPCPLLPETRREFDAARDGGLVTLAERTLNWLHRPLVYYRHLLLPLVDDSGRRHQLMSVLTFHRTEAH; this is encoded by the coding sequence ATGCTGGCAAGTACCGTTTCACCGGTCGCGATCGCCTCTGGCGCGCACCTGATGACCCCGGAACTGACGCTTTATAGCGTTTCCGTCCCTGCCGACGATCTTCCTGAAGAGCGGCTGACCGACAAGCACCGGCGCGCGCTAACCTATTGGCGGGCCAAGCGCGGACCGTTCGGCGCCCCGCGCCGGGCGGACATCGATCCGTGCGACCTCGGCCCCGTCCTGCCCAACATCATCCTCTGGCAGATCGACAGCACGATCGACTATCGCTGCCGGCTCGCCGGCACGGAGGTCTGCCACAACCTGATTGGCAATATGCAAGGGATTTTGCTAGGCGACTTGCCTTGCCCTTTGCTGCCGGAGACCCGGCGCGAGTTCGACGCCGCGCGCGACGGCGGCCTCGTGACGCTTGCCGAGCGCACGCTCAACTGGCTCCATCGCCCCCTCGTCTATTATCGCCACCTGCTGCTGCCGCTGGTCGACGACTCTGGCCGCCGGCACCAGCTCATGAGCGTGCTGACGTTCCATCGGACGGAAGCGCACTGA
- a CDS encoding metallopeptidase family protein, translating to MPDESILPPGLDDLERLAREAFEGIPPTLASFVKDVEIRVEEFPDEETEQEMGLESPFDLLGLYRGVALPHKSVSATQSDLDRIFLYRRPILDYWCETGEDLYDIVRHVLIHEIGHHFGFSDADMERLEDEAE from the coding sequence ATGCCCGACGAATCGATCCTACCCCCTGGTCTCGATGATCTCGAACGCCTGGCCCGGGAAGCGTTCGAGGGCATCCCTCCGACGCTCGCCAGCTTCGTCAAGGACGTCGAGATCCGCGTCGAGGAGTTCCCGGACGAGGAGACCGAGCAGGAGATGGGCCTGGAAAGCCCGTTCGATCTCTTGGGCCTCTATCGCGGCGTGGCCTTGCCGCACAAGAGCGTCAGCGCCACCCAGTCCGACCTCGACCGCATCTTCCTCTATCGCCGGCCGATCCTCGACTATTGGTGCGAGACGGGTGAGGATCTCTACGATATCGTCCGCCATGTGCTGATCCACGAGATCGGCCACCACTTTGGCTTTTCCGACGCCGACATGGAGCGGCTGGAGGATGAGGCGGAATAG
- a CDS encoding 4a-hydroxytetrahydrobiopterin dehydratase, which yields MPRCRIPGREGRAAGGKDDMTAKLTAAERTAALAELTGWTVVPERDAIRKSFKFGDFVGAFGFMTRVALLAEKADHHPEWSNVYNRVEILLTTHDASGLSARDVALAKAIDALLG from the coding sequence ATGCCAAGATGCCGCATCCCCGGGCGAGAGGGAAGGGCGGCGGGAGGGAAGGACGACATGACAGCGAAACTGACCGCAGCCGAACGCACCGCGGCGCTGGCCGAACTCACCGGCTGGACCGTAGTGCCCGAGCGCGACGCGATCCGGAAATCCTTCAAGTTCGGCGATTTCGTCGGCGCGTTCGGCTTCATGACCCGCGTGGCGCTCCTGGCCGAGAAGGCCGATCACCATCCGGAATGGTCGAACGTCTACAACCGGGTCGAGATCCTGCTGACGACCCACGACGCGAGCGGGCTCTCCGCTCGCGATGTGGCGCTGGCCAAGGCGATCGACGCGCTGCTGGGCTAG
- a CDS encoding glutathione S-transferase family protein, whose amino-acid sequence MRLIGMLDSPYVRRTAISMHLMDLPFAQEPISVFRQVDAFAAINPVVKAPTLVTDDGTVLMESGLILEYLDRLAAPERRLNPSSPGDHARAQRLIGLALAVCEKAIQIVYEFELRPADKRHQPWLDRVTGQLQTACSLLDREVDAGDDWLFGDRPLQADVSAAVAWRFTQLMVADRVPVDRHPALAALSARAEALPAFRAAPPV is encoded by the coding sequence ATGCGCCTGATCGGCATGCTGGATTCGCCCTACGTCCGCCGCACGGCGATCTCGATGCATCTGATGGACCTGCCCTTCGCGCAGGAGCCGATCTCGGTATTCCGCCAAGTCGACGCGTTCGCGGCGATCAATCCGGTGGTGAAGGCGCCGACGCTCGTCACTGACGACGGGACCGTGCTGATGGAGTCGGGCCTGATCCTGGAATATCTCGACCGCCTCGCCGCCCCCGAGCGGCGGCTCAACCCGAGCTCGCCCGGCGACCATGCCCGCGCCCAGCGGCTGATCGGGCTCGCGCTTGCCGTCTGCGAGAAGGCGATCCAGATCGTCTATGAATTCGAACTGCGTCCGGCGGACAAGCGGCACCAGCCCTGGCTCGACCGGGTGACGGGCCAGCTGCAGACCGCCTGCAGCCTGCTCGACCGGGAAGTGGATGCGGGCGACGACTGGCTCTTCGGCGACCGGCCGCTGCAGGCCGACGTCAGCGCCGCCGTCGCCTGGCGCTTCACGCAGCTGATGGTCGCCGACCGGGTCCCGGTCGATCGCCATCCGGCGCTCGCCGCACTCTCGGCTCGCGCCGAAGCGCTGCCGGCGTTCCGCGCAGCGCCGCCGGTCTGA
- a CDS encoding Lrp/AsnC family transcriptional regulator, with protein MNGMPLPVELDAKDIAILEALQADGRIAFSELGRRVGLSQPAMSERVKRLEERGVITGYGARIDPAALGLRMTAILRLKTTHQQIEACLKQFAALSSVIEVHRVTGDDCFVLKVLVPAPEDLAIIVDAIGRFGAVTTSVVLRGEPAKPISRELIAAAKR; from the coding sequence ATGAACGGGATGCCGCTGCCGGTCGAGCTCGATGCCAAGGATATCGCGATCCTGGAAGCGCTGCAGGCGGACGGCCGCATCGCATTCTCCGAACTCGGCCGCCGCGTCGGCCTGTCGCAGCCGGCGATGTCGGAGCGGGTGAAGCGGCTCGAGGAGCGCGGCGTCATCACCGGCTACGGCGCCCGCATCGACCCGGCGGCGCTCGGCCTGCGCATGACGGCGATCCTGCGCTTGAAGACGACGCACCAGCAAATCGAGGCGTGCCTCAAACAGTTCGCCGCCCTGTCGTCGGTGATCGAGGTCCACCGGGTCACTGGGGACGACTGCTTCGTCTTGAAGGTGCTGGTGCCGGCGCCGGAGGATCTGGCCATCATCGTCGACGCGATCGGCCGGTTCGGCGCCGTTACCACGTCGGTCGTGCTGCGCGGCGAACCCGCGAAGCCGATCAGCCGCGAGCTCATCGCCGCCGCAAAGCGCTAG
- a CDS encoding SDR family NAD(P)-dependent oxidoreductase, which produces MQIQGHAAIVTGGGSGLGAGTARALAKAGAKVTLFDVNLDAAKAVAAEIGGHAVAVDVGDAASVEAGFAEAEARHGIARILVNCAGIAPAARIVGKTGAMPLADFERVIKVNLIGSFNTMRVAATAMQTLEPLADGERGIIISTASVAAFEGQIGQAAYAASKGGIVSLALPAAREFARFGIRVNTIAPGLFGTPLLLGMPQEVQDSLAATVPFPSRFGLPEEYARLAIHMIENAMINGEVVRLDGAIRMQPK; this is translated from the coding sequence ATGCAGATCCAAGGACATGCCGCGATCGTTACCGGCGGCGGCTCGGGCCTCGGCGCCGGCACGGCGCGGGCACTCGCCAAGGCCGGGGCCAAGGTCACCCTGTTCGACGTCAACCTGGACGCGGCCAAGGCGGTCGCGGCCGAGATCGGCGGCCACGCGGTCGCGGTCGACGTCGGTGACGCGGCGTCCGTCGAGGCCGGCTTCGCCGAAGCCGAAGCCCGGCACGGCATCGCGCGCATCCTGGTGAATTGTGCGGGCATCGCGCCGGCCGCGCGCATCGTCGGCAAGACCGGCGCCATGCCGCTCGCCGATTTCGAACGCGTCATCAAGGTCAACCTGATCGGCAGCTTCAACACGATGCGTGTCGCCGCCACCGCCATGCAGACGCTCGAGCCGTTGGCCGACGGCGAGCGCGGCATCATTATTTCGACCGCGTCGGTCGCGGCGTTCGAGGGGCAGATCGGCCAGGCCGCCTATGCCGCGTCCAAGGGTGGCATCGTCTCGCTGGCACTGCCGGCGGCGCGCGAGTTCGCCCGCTTCGGCATCCGGGTCAACACGATCGCGCCGGGCCTGTTCGGCACGCCGCTGCTCTTGGGCATGCCGCAGGAGGTGCAGGACAGCCTGGCCGCGACCGTGCCGTTCCCGAGCCGTTTCGGTCTGCCCGAGGAATATGCCCGCCTCGCGATCCACATGATCGAGAACGCCATGATCAACGGCGAGGTGGTGCGCCTCGACGGCGCCATCCGCATGCAGCCGAAGTAA
- a CDS encoding response regulator, whose translation MAVGVGLVSVLVFALCVPFAQIQFAGVPAFIPIYESAVVINDLLTVALLIGQFRMERTPALLALVGGYLFTALLAALHLMSFPGVFAPGGLLGAGPQSTAWLYMFWHGGFPLAVVLYAVLKPRNGAAAPEHVRRRRVRHVRYMIGGAILLVAAVAAILAALATTWASALPALMVANHFTPAQQIAIWTVWTFDLIALVAMAVRRPITVLDLWLMVVLSAWLLDVALSGMLNAARWDLGFYAGRIYGLFASSFVLVVLLLQTLALYGRLAEAHGALGRQAAAIEEARRLAEAANRAKSDFLANMSHEIRTPMNGVIGMNTLLLRTNLDAEQRRFADAVRRSAEVLLDLINDILDLSKLEAGRLQLEAIDFDLTEVIEGPVELMAPKAREKGLELSCFIDAEARRVVRGDSNRLRQIVLNLLSNAIKFTLHGAVAITASGERLGQGLTRIEIAVADTGIGISPALAGRLFDKFEQGDSSMTRRFGGTGLGLSISKQLLGLMGGTIHAEPRTGGGTVFRVVLVLPDGESGLARGAADPSVLAGLRVLVVDDTEMNRVVFHQQLADEGIEVEEAADAAEALAALGHADEAGRPFDIALLDHDMPGMTGDHLGETIRLHVEWRQPKLVLVSSVDGPGRSGRARTRFDAALTKPVRHQALVECLARLMGASKPAVDVPAMVDGTMPVHATAVAAAGARLLLVEDNEVNQILATEVLRDAGYTVGVAGDGLEALDAVAREPWDLILMDVQMPQLDGFEATRQLRAQGHTLPIIAMTANAMTGDRERCLEVGMDDYISKPLDLDELVERVGRWLADLAARV comes from the coding sequence GTGGCAGTCGGTGTCGGCCTGGTCTCCGTTCTGGTGTTCGCGCTCTGCGTGCCGTTCGCCCAGATCCAGTTCGCGGGCGTGCCGGCCTTCATCCCGATCTACGAGTCGGCCGTCGTCATCAACGACCTGCTGACCGTGGCGCTGCTCATTGGCCAGTTCCGCATGGAGCGCACGCCGGCGCTGCTGGCTCTCGTGGGTGGCTATCTGTTTACCGCCCTCCTTGCAGCCCTGCATCTGATGAGCTTTCCGGGGGTGTTCGCGCCGGGCGGCCTCCTGGGTGCCGGCCCGCAGAGCACCGCGTGGCTCTATATGTTCTGGCATGGCGGCTTCCCGCTCGCCGTCGTCCTTTATGCCGTCCTGAAACCCAGGAACGGGGCCGCGGCGCCCGAGCATGTCCGACGCAGGCGCGTCCGACATGTCAGGTACATGATTGGGGGCGCGATCCTTCTCGTCGCGGCCGTGGCCGCGATTCTGGCGGCGCTCGCCACCACATGGGCGTCGGCGCTGCCGGCGCTCATGGTCGCCAACCATTTCACGCCCGCCCAGCAAATCGCCATCTGGACGGTCTGGACCTTCGATCTCATTGCCCTGGTGGCCATGGCCGTCCGCCGGCCGATAACGGTGCTCGATCTCTGGCTCATGGTCGTGCTGTCGGCGTGGCTTCTGGATGTGGCCTTGAGCGGCATGCTGAACGCGGCCCGCTGGGACCTGGGCTTCTATGCCGGCCGGATCTACGGACTCTTCGCCTCCAGCTTCGTGCTCGTCGTCCTCTTGCTGCAGACCCTGGCGCTTTACGGGCGGCTCGCCGAGGCGCATGGGGCGCTGGGCCGCCAGGCCGCAGCCATCGAGGAGGCGCGCCGTCTCGCCGAGGCGGCGAACCGGGCCAAGAGCGACTTCCTCGCCAACATGAGCCACGAGATCCGCACGCCGATGAACGGCGTCATCGGCATGAACACGCTCCTGCTGCGCACCAACCTCGACGCCGAGCAGCGCCGCTTCGCCGATGCCGTGCGCCGCTCGGCCGAGGTGCTGCTCGACCTCATCAACGACATCCTCGATCTCTCGAAGCTCGAGGCCGGGCGGCTCCAGCTCGAGGCGATCGACTTCGACCTGACGGAGGTGATCGAAGGGCCGGTCGAGCTCATGGCACCCAAGGCCCGGGAAAAGGGGCTCGAGCTCTCGTGCTTCATCGACGCCGAGGCGCGGCGCGTCGTGCGCGGCGATTCCAACCGGCTGCGCCAGATCGTGCTCAATCTCCTGTCGAATGCGATCAAGTTCACGCTGCATGGTGCGGTCGCGATCACGGCGTCGGGCGAGCGGCTCGGGCAGGGACTGACGCGCATCGAGATCGCCGTTGCCGACACCGGCATCGGCATCAGCCCGGCGTTGGCCGGCCGGCTGTTCGACAAGTTCGAGCAGGGCGACAGTTCGATGACCCGGCGGTTCGGCGGCACCGGCCTTGGCCTCAGCATCAGCAAGCAGCTCCTGGGCCTGATGGGCGGCACGATCCACGCCGAGCCGCGGACGGGCGGCGGCACGGTCTTCCGGGTCGTGCTGGTCCTGCCCGATGGCGAGAGCGGGCTCGCCCGTGGCGCCGCCGACCCGTCGGTGCTGGCCGGCCTTCGGGTGCTGGTGGTCGACGATACCGAGATGAACCGTGTCGTGTTCCATCAGCAGCTCGCGGACGAGGGCATCGAGGTCGAGGAAGCGGCCGACGCGGCAGAGGCGCTCGCAGCGCTGGGACACGCCGACGAGGCGGGCCGGCCGTTCGATATCGCGCTGCTCGACCACGATATGCCGGGCATGACCGGCGATCACCTGGGCGAGACCATCCGGCTCCATGTCGAATGGCGCCAGCCGAAGCTGGTACTGGTGTCGTCCGTCGACGGGCCGGGCCGGAGCGGGCGGGCACGCACCCGGTTCGATGCGGCCTTGACCAAGCCGGTACGGCATCAGGCGCTGGTCGAGTGCCTGGCCCGGCTGATGGGCGCCAGCAAGCCGGCCGTCGACGTGCCGGCGATGGTCGACGGCACGATGCCGGTGCACGCAACCGCGGTGGCCGCCGCCGGTGCCCGGCTGCTGCTGGTCGAGGACAACGAGGTCAACCAGATCCTGGCGACCGAGGTCTTGCGTGACGCCGGCTATACGGTCGGCGTTGCGGGCGACGGGCTCGAGGCGCTCGACGCGGTGGCGCGCGAGCCGTGGGATCTCATCCTGATGGACGTGCAGATGCCGCAGCTCGACGGATTCGAGGCGACCCGGCAGCTCCGAGCGCAAGGCCATACCCTGCCGATCATCGCCATGACCGCCAACGCCATGACGGGCGATCGGGAGCGCTGCCTCGAGGTCGGCATGGACGATTACATCTCGAAGCCGCTCGATCTCGACGAGCTGGTCGAGCGGGTCGGCCGCTGGCTCGCCGACCTGGCGGCTCGCGTCTGA
- a CDS encoding ABC transporter substrate-binding protein, with product MVKLVLSIASLWLALCVSATAAPAEIVSDTLTDLAPGGQLRAAINFGNPVLAQRDPDTGLAAGVSVALARELAWELGVPVVLVPFDEAGQVVDALKSNAWDVAFLAVDPARAGTIDFTAAYAMIEGTYLVPAASPLKRAEDVDRNGVRIGVAAGSAYDLYLSRSLKHAELVRTADTAAATDLFRRNQVDALACIRQPLADYARAHSDARVLDDDFMEIPQAMGMPKGRPAGARFLRSFIDEMKSTGFVAKAFGVSGQPDVIVPPREQ from the coding sequence ATGGTCAAGCTCGTTCTTTCGATTGCGAGCCTTTGGCTTGCTCTGTGCGTTTCCGCCACGGCCGCGCCGGCCGAAATCGTCTCCGACACGCTCACCGATCTGGCCCCCGGCGGCCAGCTGCGCGCCGCCATCAATTTCGGCAACCCGGTGCTGGCGCAGCGGGACCCGGACACGGGGCTTGCGGCCGGCGTCTCGGTCGCCCTCGCTCGCGAACTCGCCTGGGAACTGGGCGTGCCGGTCGTGCTCGTGCCGTTCGATGAGGCGGGCCAGGTGGTGGACGCGCTGAAGTCGAACGCCTGGGACGTCGCCTTCCTCGCCGTCGATCCGGCGCGCGCCGGCACGATCGATTTCACCGCGGCCTATGCGATGATCGAGGGCACCTATCTGGTGCCGGCGGCGTCTCCACTGAAGCGCGCCGAGGATGTCGACCGGAACGGCGTCCGGATCGGCGTTGCCGCGGGCAGCGCCTACGACCTCTATCTCAGCCGGTCGCTGAAGCACGCGGAGCTCGTTCGTACGGCGGATACGGCGGCGGCGACCGACCTCTTCCGCCGGAACCAGGTCGACGCCTTGGCCTGCATCCGCCAGCCGCTCGCCGACTATGCCCGGGCGCACAGCGATGCCCGCGTCCTCGACGACGATTTCATGGAAATCCCGCAGGCCATGGGCATGCCCAAGGGACGCCCGGCCGGCGCCCGCTTCCTGCGCTCCTTCATCGACGAGATGAAGTCGACCGGCTTCGTCGCGAAGGCGTTCGGCGTCAGCGGCCAGCCCGATGTGATCGTCCCGCCGCGCGAGCAGTGA
- the aroQ gene encoding type II 3-dehydroquinate dehydratase — translation MSRIVYVLNGPNLNLLGKRQPHIYGHETLADVEAECRRTAAELRLELEFRQSNAEYQLIDWIHEARERAGGIVINPAAFTHTSVAILDALNACEFPIIEVHISNVHRREPFRHHSYVSLVASGVIAGFGTQGYPLALQRLARLIDDSEK, via the coding sequence ATGAGCCGCATCGTCTATGTCCTGAACGGCCCGAACCTCAATCTCTTGGGCAAGCGCCAGCCCCATATCTACGGCCATGAGACGCTGGCCGACGTCGAGGCCGAGTGCCGCCGCACCGCGGCCGAGCTCCGGCTCGAGCTCGAATTCCGCCAGAGCAATGCCGAATACCAGCTGATCGACTGGATCCACGAAGCGCGCGAACGCGCGGGCGGCATCGTCATCAACCCGGCCGCCTTCACCCATACCTCCGTCGCGATTCTCGATGCGCTCAATGCCTGCGAGTTCCCGATCATCGAGGTGCACATCTCGAACGTGCATCGGCGCGAGCCCTTCCGGCACCATTCCTACGTCTCGCTCGTGGCATCCGGCGTCATCGCCGGTTTCGGGACGCAGGGCTATCCGCTGGCGCTGCAGCGCCTCGCCCGCCTCATCGACGACAGCGAGAAATAG